The Solicola gregarius DNA window ATGCGGGCGGAGTCAGCGGGTACGCCCACCTGTACAACGAGCGTTCAGAGCGTTGGGCCGACATCGAGTTCAGTGCGCTCGGAGAGAAGGTCTACCTCCGCGCCGACGCGGGGACCACGACCAATTTCGGCGTGTACTACTGGGCGGCCGGGGAGTGGGTGACGGCGTACCAGCACACGGACTGGGACGGCGACGTCGATGAGACGATCGACCTCAACCTGGACGACGGCACTCCCATCCACGCCGCGGTGTGCATCCGCCGTGCCTTCGACCAGTGCGCGGGCCTGGGAACGATGCGGTCCTGATCTCCGACGGCCGGCGGCCCATGGTTCGGGCCATGGGTCGCCCGGACGTCAGCTCAACCAGTCACGCAGCCGCGCCTCGAGCCGATACAGCTGCTCGATCGGCACGCGTTCGTCCTGCTTGTGGGCGAAGACCGGATCACCGGGCCCGTAGTTGACGGCGGGAATGCCGAGCGCGGTGAACTGCGCGACGTCGGTCCAGCCGAACTTCGGGTTCGCCACTCCCCCGACCGCCTCGACGAACGCAGCGGCCGCCGGGCGGTCCAGGCCCGGCAGTGCACCGGGTGCGAGGTCGGTCACCTCCAGCTCGAACCCCGCGAACACCTCGCGTACGTGGGCGAGCGCCTCGTCTGCTGTGCGGTCTGGCGCGAAGCGGTAGTTCACCGTCACCCGCGCCTCGTCGGGCACCACGTTGCCCGCAACCCCGCCGCGTACGCCGACCGCGTTGAGGCCCTCGCGGTACGTCAGGCCGTCGATGACCGGTGAGCGCGGCTCGTACGCCACCAGCCGCGCCAGCACCGGGCTCGCGGCATGGATCGCGTTCGATCCCATCCAGGAGCGTGCCGAGTGCGCGCGTTCTCCCCGGGTGATGACCTCGACCCGCAACGTCCCCTGGCATCCCGCCTCGACGACGGCGTTGGACGCCTCCATCAGGATCGCGAAGTCGCCATCGAGCCGGTCGGGGTGCTCGCGGGCCAGCCGCCCCAGGCCGTTGTACTTCGCCTCGATCTCCTCCGCCTCGTAGAAGACGTACGTCACGTCGCGTACGGGTTCGGCGACCGTCGCCGCGAGCCGCAGGGCGATCGCGACACCGCCCTTCATATCGCAGGATCCGAGCCCGTGCAGGAACTCCCCATCGAGACGGGACGGCAGGTTGTCGTTGACCGGCACGGTGTCGAGGTGGCCCGCGATGACGACCCGCTCCGCACGGCCGAGCGACGTACGCGCGACGATCGTGTGGCCGTCGCGTACGACCGAAAGGTGCGGCAGCGCCACCAGTTCCCGCTCCACGGCGTCGGCGATCGCGCGCTCGTCGAGACTCACCGACTCGATGTCGACGAGCGCGGCGGTGAGCGAGACGACATCGGAGCTCAGGTCGATCGAAGGCATGGCTCATTCCATCATTCCCCGCGTCGTACTCCGCGCGGCGTACGACCGGCTGCGTCCACTGACCGATGTTTCAAGGGCCGGCGTCGCATAACGTTGCTGCCTGGGACCGTGCCAACGGGTATGCACGGCCATGAGCGAGGAGTCGACGCGTGAGTCAGGACGCACCGCAGAGCACCGGCCTGCGCCGGATCTGGCCGTACGTCGCCGTCGCCGTACTGACGTTCGTCACCTTGATGGGCACGATCAACGCGGGCGAGCATCAGCCCGGACGCGACGCTGACGCGCTTGCCATCGCGATCACGCTGATCTGTCCGCTGAGCCTGCTGCTGTTGCGGCGGTACCCGATCACCGTGCTCGGCGTCGTCCTGGCGCTCACCCTCGTGTACATGGCCCGGGGCTATCCGTACGGGCCGGTCATCGCCAGCGTCGGCATCGCCCTGATCGGCAACATCGTGCAGGGCAATCGCATCGTCGCATGGGTCGGTGGCGGCATCATGTACGCCGGGTTGATCGTCACGATCCATGTCGTACGGGACGAGCCGTGGTCGTGGCCCGCCGCATTCGGCGTCGCGGCCTGGATGCTGCTGATACTCGTCGTCGGCGAGTTCGTCCGAGTGCGAGTCGAGCGCTCTGCCGTGTCGAGGCGCGCCCGGGCCGAGACCGAGCGCCGAAAGGCGAACGAGGAGCGGCTGCGCATCGCCCGTGAGCTGCACGATGTCGTCGCCCACCACATGTCTCTGATCAACGTGCAAGCCGGCGTCGCCCTGCACCTGATCGACCGCGAGCCGGAGCGCGTCGCACCGGCGCTGGAGACCATCAAGACCTCGAGCAAGGAGGCGCTCGGCGACCTTCGGTCGCTGATCGACCTGCTGCGCGAGCACGACGAGGCCGCCCCGCGCCAGCCGTTGACGCGGTTCCGCTCGCTGGAGTCCCTGATCGAGCGCAGCGCACATGCCGGCCTGACGGTGAGCCAGCACGTGACCGGCACCGAGCGACCGCTCCCGTCGGCGGTCGAGACGGCCGCACATCGGATCATCCAGGAGGCCATCACCAATGTCGTGCGACATGCCGACGCGGACCGCGCATCGATCGATCTCGACTACGGTGCTGACATGCTGACCTTGCGGATCGACGACAACGGCGATGTCGACGCCGACCGAATCGCGTGGGGCAACGGCCTTCGTGGCATGCAGGAGCGCGCGTCGACACTCGGCGGCACCCTGCAGGTGACGCGGGCGCCTGCCGGCGGCGTACGCGTCACGGTGACCCTACGGACGGACGACCGATGATCCGCGTCGCGCTCGCCGACGACCAGCTCCTCGTACGCGCCGGGCTGCGTGCGCTGCTCGACGCCGAGCCCGACATCGAGGTCGTCGGCGAGGCGTCCGACGGCGACGAGGCGGTGACCCTGGTACGCCGCGAGCACCCGGACGTCGTGCTGATGGACATCCGGATGCCCGGCACCGACGGACTGCAGGCGACGGGCACGATCACCGCCGATCAGGAGCTCGAGGCGACCCGAATCGTCATCCTGACCACGTTCGACCTCGACGAGTACGTGTTCGAGGCGATCCGCCTCGGCGCAAGCGGCTTCCTGGTCAAGGACACCGAGCCGACCGAGCTGCTCGGCGGAGTACGTGCCGTCGCGAGCGGCGAGGCACTGCTGTCGCCGCGGGTCACCCGCCGGCTGATCGGGGAGTTCGCCCAGCGCAGCCGCGAGTCCACGGTGTCGGCCGAGCTCGACCTGCTCACCGAGCGCGAGCGCGAGATCGTCGCACTGGTCGGCCAGGGACTCTCGAACGACGAGATCGCCGACCAGCTGGTCGTGAGCCCCGCCACCGCGAAGACCCACGTGAGCAGGTCGATGATCAAGCTCGGCGTACGCGACCGCGCACAACTCGTCGTGGTCGCGTACGAGAGCGGGCTGGTCAAGCCCGGCTGGACGACCTGAGCGAGTCGACGCCAACGTCATCGCAGCGGATCCGGCGCTTCGCGGGTGGAATCGAATAGAGACATGTAGTATCCCTGTTATGCGAATGAGCGAAGGCGTCGAATGGGGCCTGCACTGCTGCGTGACGCTGGCCTGGCTCGAGGACACGCGCCCAGTGCCCATCCAGCGGTTCGCCGAGTGGTTCGACCTCCCGCCGGAGTACCTGAAGAAGCGCCTGCAGGCGCTCGTCCGGGCCGGCGTCCTCACCTCGACAACGGGCGCACGTGGCGGCTTCACCCTCGCCCGCGCACCGGAACAGATCACGCTGATGGACGTCGTCGCTGCCATCGAGGGGCCCGACGAGGCGTTCCGATGCACGGAGATCAGGCAACGCGGCCGCAGCGGCGTGGGTGCCGGGCGAGAGTTCGCGAGCCCCTGTGGCGTGTCCATCGCCATGCGCCGCGCCGAGGTCGCATGGCGCCGCGAGCTGAGCGCCCAGACCATCGCGGACGTGATGGCCGCGGCGCCGCCGGCGAGCGTACGCCGCACCCGTCGCGCCTTCTCCGTGACGGGCGCCTGAGCCTCATCCGATCGAAACCGACCACCGTTTCCGCACGGAAGGAATAGGGATGCCAAAGATCCCGAATCAGGTTACGGCCGACACACGTGAGCAGCCGGGACAGCGCGGGCTCAGATCCACTCTCACGCTGGCCTTGGGTACGTTCGCTGTCGGTACGGATGCGTTCATCGTCGCCGGATTCCTTCCGTCGATCGCTGACAGCCTCGACGTCTCACGGGCGGCCGCCGGACAATCGATCACGGTGTTCGCCATCGCCTACGCGGTCCTGTCGCCGGTCATCGCCACTGCAACCAACCGAATCCCTCCGCGGACGCTACTCACCTGGGCGTTGGTCGTCCTCGCCATCGCCAACGTCGGATCCGCACTCGCGCCGTCGTTCGCCGTTCTCATCGCAACCCGGGTGCTGGCGGCCGCGGGCGCCGCCGCGTACACGCCGAACGCCGGTGCCGTGAGCGCATCGCTCGTCCGGCCGGAACAACGCGCGCGCGCCCTGGCGGTCGTGGTCGGCGGCCTGACCATCGCGACGGCGCTCGGTGTTCCACTCGGCAACCTCGCCGCCCGAGAGCTGGGGTGGCGTACGGCACTCGGCGCGGTTGCCGGCCTCGGTCTGGTCGCCGCCATCGGCGTCTTGGCGACGACGCCGGTGCTCCCCGCTCGCCCGTACGTCGCCTTGCGAACCCGGCTCAGCGTGCTGCGAAATCCCAAGGTGATCGCCGTGCTGCCTCTGACCGTGCTCGGCATGGGCGCGAGCTACACGCTGTACGCGTACAGCGTTCCAACGCTCGGCGCCCTCGACGCCGGCGGTTCGGCAACCATGTGGCTGTTGTTCGCGTACGGCGTCGGCGCGGTCGTCGGCAACTTCGCCGCGGGCGTCGGGACGGACCGCTGGGGTGCCGGCCGGGTCTTGGCGTCCGGCTACGTGGTGATGACCGCCTGCCTTGCCACGTTCGCACTCTGCGTCGTGGCCGAGCTGCACATACTCGCGCTCACGGCACTCCTGATGCTCGCCTGGGGCGCCAGCAGCTGGTGCCAGACGCCGCCTCAGCAGCATCGCCTGATCGCCGCGGCACCGGACGCGACCCCGCTCGTGGTGGGCCTCAACTCATCGGCGATCTACGCGGGGATCGGCCTCGGGACACTCCTCGGCGGCGCAACGCTGTCGCATGGCCTAGGCGTCACCGCGACCCTCGGGGCAGCACTCGCCGCGCTCAGCGGAGCGTACCTCGTGCTGACCGCACGCCGACGCTGAGCGCGGGCGCGCGCCGTGCGGGTGCCCGTGGCGCGAGTGGCGCAAGTCCGTTGTTTTTGAGGCATTTGAGCAACAAACTCGCGCCACTCGCGGACGAACAGAAGTCCCGAACTGGATGTCGATTCGTTCCGCCGACCGCCGGCGCCGGATACGCCACTCGGCGTACGTCAGGTGCCGCCCCTCAGGCGACGACGCAGACCCCGCCCGAGGGTGACGATCGAACCATCGATCGTCACCACAGCGGGAGTCACCATGCGAAGCGAACCGGCCGTCGAGGTACGCGGCCTCTCCAAGCACTACCCGAACGGCGTACGCGCCGTCGACTCGATCAGCCTCACCGTCCAGCGCGGTGAGGTGTACGGGTTCCTCGGTCCGAACGGTGCCGGCAAGACCACCACGGCCCGAATGCTGCTCGGCCTCATCACGCCGACGAGCGGAGAGGTCAGCGTTCTGGGGCGGGCACCCGGCGATCCTGAGGCGCTCGCCCGGATCGGTGCGCTGATCGAGGGTCCCGGGTTCTACCCGTTCCTGTCGGGGCGCGACAACCTTCGCGTCCTCGCACGGTACGCGCGGGTCGATCGCGCCCGCATCGACGAGGTGCTGGCGATCGTCGACCTGAGCGACCGCGCCGGCGACAAGTTCAGCGGCTACTCACTCGGCATGAAGCAGCGCCTCGGAGTCGCCGCGGCGCTGCTGAAGGATCCCGACCTGGTGATCCTCGACGAGCCGACGAACGGCCTCGACCCCGCGGGCATGCGCGACATGCGCGGACTGATCCGCTCGCTCGGCGACGAGGGCCGCACCGTGGTGCTGTCCAGCCATCTGCTGCGCGAGGTGCAGCAGGTCTGCGACCGCGTCGGCGTCATCAACAACGGCACGGTGCTGACCGAGAGCACCGTGGCCGACCTGCGTGGCGCCGCCGAGCTGCGGGTGACGACGACCGAGCCGAAGCGGGCGATCCAGGTCGTACAGAGTCTGCCCGAAGTGAGCGACGTCGCGGTCGACGACGACACCTTGCGATTGTCCGTCGATGAGTCGCACACGGCGTACGTCAACCGCGCGCTCGTCGAGTCGGGCATCGACGTCCTCGAGCTGCGCCGCGAGGAACGCGAGCTCGAGGACGTCTTCTTCGAACTGACCAACACCGAGGCAACCAAGGAGCCCAGCCATGTATGACGTCATGCGCGCGGAACTGTTCAAGCTCCGCAAACGACCCGCAGTATGGACGCTGCTCGCGGCGGCCATCGTGCTCAACCAGATCTTCGGGTACGTCGTCCCGTACATGTCGTACACCTCCGGCGACGAGAACGGGTTCATCGGCGACGTGCCGAGCTCGGCGATCCTGGCCGGGATGATGCCCGACCAGATCAACACCAACACGCTCGGCGCCTTCCCGGTGTTCGCCGGGGCGCTGGCGCTCGTACTCGGCGCAATCATGTTCGGCGGCGAGCACGGGTTCGGAACGGTCAAGACCCTGCTCACGCAGCGTCCCGGTCGCGCGACGACCGTCGCCGGACAGCTCGGTGCCCTCCTCGTCGCCCTCGCGATCGGCGTCGCCGTCCTGTACGTCCTCGGCCTCGCGAGCTCGGTCGGCGTCGGCCTGGCCGAGGGTGTCGACTTCGCGTGGCCGAGCGCGCTGTCGCTGATCGCGGGGTACGCCGCGGGCGTGCTCATCATGATGATGTGGGCGGTGCTGGGTGCGATGCTCGGCGCCACCATGCGCAGCGTCGCGCTGCCGATCGGGCTCGGTGTCGTGTGGGTCCTCGGCGTGGAGCTGCTCATCTCGTCGATGGCGGAGACCCTGACCGGCCTCGAGCCGATCCGCGAGATCCTGCCCGGTGTCAACGCCGGATCGGTGGTCTCCCAGTGGCTCACCGAAGGGTTGGGCGAGGCGCCGCCGGGTGTCGAGTCCGTCGTACCGGTCGACCAAGGGCTCGTCGTGCTCGCGCTCTACGTCGTCGTCGGCGCAGCGATCACGCTGTTCATCACCAAGCGACGCGATGTCGTCTAGTCGGTGAACACGCAGAACTCGTTGCCCTCGGGATCGGCCATGACCGTCCAGCCGATCGCTGGGTCACGATCACGAAGCACCGAGGCGCCGTCGCCCTTGAGATCCTCCAGGGCGTCGGCGCTCTCGACCGTGACGTCCCAGTGGATTCGGTTCTTGACCGTCTTCGGCTCGGGTACGGGGGTGAACACCAGCGACTCGAACGGCGCGCCCGGGATCTCGTCGAGGTACGCGAAGTCGTCCTGCTCCCCCGTTCGGGCGCCGAGGACGTCGCCCCACCACGTTGCGAGGCGCACCGGGTCGACACAGTCGACGATGACCTCGTACAGCCGGTATGAGGGCACCTCGTCGCGTACGAAGACGCACAGCTCACCGCCTTCGGGGTCGCCCATGACCGTCCACGGCAGGCCGGCGTACTCGGGCAACACCGCCGCGCCCATCGCCTCGTACTCGGCAACGGACTCCGCATGCACGTCGAGATGCACGCGCTGCTTGACGGTTCGCTCCTCCGGAACCGCGTTGATCCAAACCGCGTGGTGCGGCGTCGGCCCGCGCAGCACGATGTCCTCGGTGTCGTACCGGTGCACCCCGAGGCCGAGCGCCGCCGCCCAGAAGTCGCTCATGCGGTCCGCATCCGACACGTCGATGACGAGGTCCTTGAACACTGCGAGCGCCATCACATCAACGTACCGTCACGGTGACCGTGCGTCACTCGGTAGCGTTGGATACATGACCCAGACTTCTCCCTCGGCCGATCGTGCCTGGGCCTTCGGAATCGCGACCGTCACGACCGACGGATCGGTCCTCGACGTCTGGTACCCGACTCCGCGGCTCGGCTCGCCCGATGACATCCGCGAGCCCCGCGGCCTCACCGCCCTCGAGGGCGACGACGACGTGCGCCGGGTGCGCAGGGTCGTCGTCCGCACCGTCATCGACGACCTCGCGGAGCCGCTGCGCGACGCGTACGACGCGTACCTACGGCTGCACCTGCTCTCGCACCGACTGGTACAACCGCACGGGCAGAGTCTCGACGGCATCTTCGGGGTACTCACCAACGTCGTGTGGACCTCGATCGGGCCCTGCGCGGTCGACGGCTTCGAGGAGACCCGGATGCGCGCCCGAGCGGCCGGCCGGCACGTCACCGTCACCAGCGTCGACAAGTTCCCCCGCATGACCGACTACGTCGTTCCTTCGGGTGTTCGCATCGGCGACGCCGATCGTGTACGCCTCGGCGCGCATCTCGCCGACGGTACGACCGTCATGCACGAGGGCTTCGTCAACTACAACGCCGGCACCCTCGGCCACTCGATGGTCGAGGGACGCATCTCCGCGGGCGTCGTCGTCGACGACGGCTCCGACGTCGGCGGCGGCGCGTCGATCATGGGCACGCTGTCGGGCGGCGGCAAGCAGGTCATCAGCGTCGGCAAGAACTGCCTGCTCGGTGCGAACTCCGGGCTCGGCATCTCGCTCGGCGACGACTGCGTGGTCGCCGCGGGCTGCTACGTGACGGCCGGTACGAAGGTGGCGCTGCCCGATGGCACCGTCGTGAAGGCAGCGGAGCTGTCGGGCTCCGACGGGTTGCAGCTGTGGACGAACAGCCAGACCGGGGCGATCGAGGCACACCCGCGTTCCGGCCGACGCATCGAGCTCAACGCCGCGCTGCACGCGAACTGACCATGGACACTCTCCGATGACCACGGCCGCGGACACGCCGCCGCGCCGCCGCCGTCTGTACCTACTGCCGCTGACGATCGTCCTGGTGCTCGTCGTCGGCGCGGGCATCGTCGCCTGGCGCAGCGGCATCAACCCACTCGCGCGTACGGGCGTGTGCTCGGTCGAGTTCGAGGACGGCACCGACGTCGAGATCGACACCGAGCAGGCGGAGAACGCCTCCCTGATGGCGGCCATCGCGCAGCAGCGCGGCCTGCCCGCGCGCGCCGTCTCGATCGCGATCGCGACGGCGTTCCAGGAGTCCAAGATCCACAACGTCGAGCATGGCGACCGCGACTCCGTCGGACTCTTCCAGCAGCGCCCGTCCCAAGGCTGGGGCACGGTTCGCCAGATTCTCCGGCCCCCGTACGCGATCGGCGCCTTCTACGACCAGCTCGAGGAGGTCGACGGCTACGAGTCGATGGACCTCCACGACGCCGCACAGGCAGTTCAGAGGTCGGCCGACGGTGGCGCGTACGAGCAACACGAGCTACCCGCGCGAGCGCTCGCCTCGGCGCTGACCGGCAACAGCCCGGCGACCTTCTCGTGCACGATCGACTCCCCCGACGACAGCGGGCAGTCCGAACGCCGCA harbors:
- a CDS encoding ABC transporter permease; translation: MYDVMRAELFKLRKRPAVWTLLAAAIVLNQIFGYVVPYMSYTSGDENGFIGDVPSSAILAGMMPDQINTNTLGAFPVFAGALALVLGAIMFGGEHGFGTVKTLLTQRPGRATTVAGQLGALLVALAIGVAVLYVLGLASSVGVGLAEGVDFAWPSALSLIAGYAAGVLIMMMWAVLGAMLGATMRSVALPIGLGVVWVLGVELLISSMAETLTGLEPIREILPGVNAGSVVSQWLTEGLGEAPPGVESVVPVDQGLVVLALYVVVGAAITLFITKRRDVV
- a CDS encoding VOC family protein; translation: MALAVFKDLVIDVSDADRMSDFWAAALGLGVHRYDTEDIVLRGPTPHHAVWINAVPEERTVKQRVHLDVHAESVAEYEAMGAAVLPEYAGLPWTVMGDPEGGELCVFVRDEVPSYRLYEVIVDCVDPVRLATWWGDVLGARTGEQDDFAYLDEIPGAPFESLVFTPVPEPKTVKNRIHWDVTVESADALEDLKGDGASVLRDRDPAIGWTVMADPEGNEFCVFTD
- the dapE gene encoding succinyl-diaminopimelate desuccinylase — encoded protein: MPSIDLSSDVVSLTAALVDIESVSLDERAIADAVERELVALPHLSVVRDGHTIVARTSLGRAERVVIAGHLDTVPVNDNLPSRLDGEFLHGLGSCDMKGGVAIALRLAATVAEPVRDVTYVFYEAEEIEAKYNGLGRLAREHPDRLDGDFAILMEASNAVVEAGCQGTLRVEVITRGERAHSARSWMGSNAIHAASPVLARLVAYEPRSPVIDGLTYREGLNAVGVRGGVAGNVVPDEARVTVNYRFAPDRTADEALAHVREVFAGFELEVTDLAPGALPGLDRPAAAAFVEAVGGVANPKFGWTDVAQFTALGIPAVNYGPGDPVFAHKQDERVPIEQLYRLEARLRDWLS
- a CDS encoding ABC transporter ATP-binding protein, giving the protein MRSEPAVEVRGLSKHYPNGVRAVDSISLTVQRGEVYGFLGPNGAGKTTTARMLLGLITPTSGEVSVLGRAPGDPEALARIGALIEGPGFYPFLSGRDNLRVLARYARVDRARIDEVLAIVDLSDRAGDKFSGYSLGMKQRLGVAAALLKDPDLVILDEPTNGLDPAGMRDMRGLIRSLGDEGRTVVLSSHLLREVQQVCDRVGVINNGTVLTESTVADLRGAAELRVTTTEPKRAIQVVQSLPEVSDVAVDDDTLRLSVDESHTAYVNRALVESGIDVLELRREERELEDVFFELTNTEATKEPSHV
- the dapD gene encoding 2,3,4,5-tetrahydropyridine-2,6-dicarboxylate N-succinyltransferase → MTQTSPSADRAWAFGIATVTTDGSVLDVWYPTPRLGSPDDIREPRGLTALEGDDDVRRVRRVVVRTVIDDLAEPLRDAYDAYLRLHLLSHRLVQPHGQSLDGIFGVLTNVVWTSIGPCAVDGFEETRMRARAAGRHVTVTSVDKFPRMTDYVVPSGVRIGDADRVRLGAHLADGTTVMHEGFVNYNAGTLGHSMVEGRISAGVVVDDGSDVGGGASIMGTLSGGGKQVISVGKNCLLGANSGLGISLGDDCVVAAGCYVTAGTKVALPDGTVVKAAELSGSDGLQLWTNSQTGAIEAHPRSGRRIELNAALHAN
- a CDS encoding MFS transporter, yielding MGTFAVGTDAFIVAGFLPSIADSLDVSRAAAGQSITVFAIAYAVLSPVIATATNRIPPRTLLTWALVVLAIANVGSALAPSFAVLIATRVLAAAGAAAYTPNAGAVSASLVRPEQRARALAVVVGGLTIATALGVPLGNLAARELGWRTALGAVAGLGLVAAIGVLATTPVLPARPYVALRTRLSVLRNPKVIAVLPLTVLGMGASYTLYAYSVPTLGALDAGGSATMWLLFAYGVGAVVGNFAAGVGTDRWGAGRVLASGYVVMTACLATFALCVVAELHILALTALLMLAWGASSWCQTPPQQHRLIAAAPDATPLVVGLNSSAIYAGIGLGTLLGGATLSHGLGVTATLGAALAALSGAYLVLTARRR
- a CDS encoding sensor histidine kinase, translated to MSQDAPQSTGLRRIWPYVAVAVLTFVTLMGTINAGEHQPGRDADALAIAITLICPLSLLLLRRYPITVLGVVLALTLVYMARGYPYGPVIASVGIALIGNIVQGNRIVAWVGGGIMYAGLIVTIHVVRDEPWSWPAAFGVAAWMLLILVVGEFVRVRVERSAVSRRARAETERRKANEERLRIARELHDVVAHHMSLINVQAGVALHLIDREPERVAPALETIKTSSKEALGDLRSLIDLLREHDEAAPRQPLTRFRSLESLIERSAHAGLTVSQHVTGTERPLPSAVETAAHRIIQEAITNVVRHADADRASIDLDYGADMLTLRIDDNGDVDADRIAWGNGLRGMQERASTLGGTLQVTRAPAGGVRVTVTLRTDDR
- a CDS encoding RrF2 family transcriptional regulator, which codes for MRMSEGVEWGLHCCVTLAWLEDTRPVPIQRFAEWFDLPPEYLKKRLQALVRAGVLTSTTGARGGFTLARAPEQITLMDVVAAIEGPDEAFRCTEIRQRGRSGVGAGREFASPCGVSIAMRRAEVAWRRELSAQTIADVMAAAPPASVRRTRRAFSVTGA
- a CDS encoding response regulator, with the translated sequence MIRVALADDQLLVRAGLRALLDAEPDIEVVGEASDGDEAVTLVRREHPDVVLMDIRMPGTDGLQATGTITADQELEATRIVILTTFDLDEYVFEAIRLGASGFLVKDTEPTELLGGVRAVASGEALLSPRVTRRLIGEFAQRSRESTVSAELDLLTEREREIVALVGQGLSNDEIADQLVVSPATAKTHVSRSMIKLGVRDRAQLVVVAYESGLVKPGWTT